One genomic segment of Microbacterium sp. ProA8 includes these proteins:
- a CDS encoding NAD(P)/FAD-dependent oxidoreductase: MDHFDTIIVGAGVAGLTAARLLVEAGRDVVVLEARDRVGGRVSTDRRFGLATDMGASWIHGITDSPVAAAAEAFGMPAVEFTVGGYQPDSRPIAYYGPDGRRLTDAAAQAFIADIHAADAALLDAVAASAPDASYRDVTEVALAAQGWDAERTQRVREYFEHRSEEQYGVWIEDLAAHGLDDDVVEGDEVVFPDGYDRLPRRLAEGLDIRLIHVVSRVQWSAEGVVVTTDHGAFAADGAIVTVPVGVLQSDDFVIEPALPEPVSGALARLSMNAFEKVFLRFPTKFWDDDVYAIRQQGPESRWWHSWYDLTALHDTPTLLTFAAGPAAIETRDWTEEEIVDSVLTQLRRLYGDRVDRPTHVHVTDWQDDPWSHGSYAYMTVGSTTADHDDLATPIGGVLHLAGEATWTDDPATVTAAMCSGHRVASRVLGYDIPIETAWT, translated from the coding sequence ATGGATCATTTCGACACGATCATCGTCGGCGCGGGGGTCGCGGGGCTCACCGCGGCCCGGCTGCTCGTCGAGGCGGGGCGCGATGTCGTCGTGCTCGAAGCCCGCGACCGCGTGGGCGGGCGCGTGTCGACCGACCGGCGCTTCGGCCTCGCCACCGACATGGGTGCATCCTGGATCCACGGCATCACGGACTCGCCGGTGGCTGCCGCAGCGGAGGCCTTCGGCATGCCCGCCGTCGAGTTCACCGTCGGCGGCTACCAGCCCGACAGCCGGCCGATCGCGTACTACGGCCCCGATGGGAGGCGATTGACGGATGCCGCAGCCCAGGCGTTCATCGCCGACATCCACGCCGCCGATGCCGCGCTGCTCGACGCGGTCGCCGCGTCCGCTCCGGACGCCTCGTATCGCGACGTCACCGAGGTGGCGCTCGCCGCGCAGGGGTGGGACGCCGAACGGACGCAGCGCGTGCGGGAGTACTTCGAGCACCGGTCCGAGGAGCAGTACGGCGTGTGGATCGAGGACCTCGCCGCGCACGGCCTCGACGACGATGTCGTCGAGGGCGACGAGGTGGTGTTCCCCGATGGGTACGACCGCCTTCCCCGGCGACTCGCCGAGGGGCTCGACATCCGCCTCATCCATGTCGTCTCTCGCGTGCAGTGGTCTGCCGAGGGCGTCGTCGTCACGACCGACCATGGTGCTTTCGCCGCCGACGGTGCGATCGTCACGGTGCCGGTCGGCGTGCTCCAGTCCGACGACTTCGTCATCGAGCCGGCCCTGCCCGAGCCGGTCTCCGGAGCCCTGGCCCGGCTGAGCATGAACGCCTTCGAGAAGGTGTTCCTGCGGTTTCCGACGAAGTTCTGGGACGACGACGTCTATGCGATCCGGCAGCAAGGCCCCGAGAGCCGCTGGTGGCACTCGTGGTACGACCTCACGGCGCTGCACGACACGCCGACCCTGCTGACGTTCGCGGCCGGGCCGGCCGCCATCGAGACCCGCGACTGGACCGAGGAGGAGATCGTCGACTCGGTGCTCACGCAGCTGCGTCGCCTGTACGGCGATCGCGTGGACCGGCCGACGCATGTGCATGTCACGGACTGGCAGGACGACCCGTGGTCGCACGGCTCCTACGCCTACATGACCGTCGGATCCACGACCGCCGACCACGACGACCTCGCCACGCCGATCGGGGGCGTCCTGCACCTCGCGGGCGAGGCGACGTGGACCGACGACCCCGCAACCGTGACCGCGGCGATGTGCTCCGGACACCGCGTAGCGTCGCGCGTGCTGGGGTACGACATCCCGATCGAGACCGCCTGGACCTGA
- a CDS encoding lipoate--protein ligase family protein, with protein MASPAPLPSHGPALVIRQEERADAEADLERSVELLRAVATGVIAHDRVVRLYAPAPTVAMSRRESRLPGFATACQTSIERGFAPVIRPTGGRAVAYDETCIVFDVIAREEDGAIDQVRFFREIGEALAAALRGLGVDARVGDVPGEYCPGEFSINARGAVKLIGTSQRAVRGGRLLSGMLPLAGVERFTDVLLAVNAALGLDWDPATFGSLGAETAGIPRAAAEDALIAALAEG; from the coding sequence GTGGCATCGCCTGCTCCGCTCCCGTCGCACGGCCCGGCTCTCGTCATCCGCCAGGAGGAGCGAGCGGATGCCGAGGCCGACCTCGAGCGATCCGTCGAGCTCCTGCGCGCCGTCGCCACGGGCGTGATCGCGCACGATCGCGTGGTGCGGCTCTACGCCCCTGCGCCCACCGTCGCGATGAGCCGGCGAGAGAGCCGGCTGCCCGGCTTCGCGACGGCATGCCAGACGTCGATCGAGCGCGGCTTCGCGCCGGTCATCCGCCCCACCGGCGGCCGCGCCGTCGCCTACGACGAGACGTGCATCGTGTTCGACGTGATCGCCCGCGAGGAGGACGGCGCCATCGACCAGGTGCGGTTCTTCCGTGAGATCGGCGAGGCGCTCGCCGCGGCGCTGCGCGGGCTCGGCGTGGACGCCCGGGTCGGCGACGTGCCGGGGGAGTACTGCCCGGGCGAGTTCAGCATCAACGCGCGCGGCGCGGTGAAGCTGATCGGCACCTCGCAGCGGGCGGTGCGCGGTGGGCGGCTGCTCAGCGGGATGCTGCCGCTCGCCGGAGTCGAGCGCTTCACCGACGTGCTCCTCGCGGTCAACGCGGCCCTCGGTCTGGACTGGGACCCGGCGACCTTCGGCAGCCTCGGCGCCGAGACGGCGGGGATCCCGCGCGCCGCCGCGGAGGACGCGCTGATCGCCGCGCTCGCCGAGGGGTGA
- a CDS encoding MFS transporter gives MTTTSSRARRAGIAAFVGTTIEWYDFYVYATAAALVFGPLFFPSGDPLAETAAAFATFAVAFLVRPLGGIIFGHIGDKLGRRVSLVITLLLMGISTVLVGCLPTYETIGIVAPILLILLRAMQGLAVGGEWGGAVLMSVEHAPEGKKTFYGGFTQLGNPAGALLASGIFAIMSRFGDDFIMSGGWRIPFLLSIVLIAVGFWVRYRVEESPVFEQKVEGRKQSMPLAFALRVNWKPILLGIGLLPISTGGYYLATTFATAYATGEQIGMSSQLILDAMTIASFIEFVVTLPVAWLGDKWGRKNVMYIGLVTSVLTFVPFMLLLPGKIEPVIFLMASLVRIAMSFTYAPIAAILAQMFRPQARYTSIALSYGVGAAIWAGFSPWFATQLIAWTGSIWSVLAMFTGMALLAGLCTWLAPQHSDEAPVTDSFTPRTDTTASRTA, from the coding sequence ATGACAACCACCAGCAGCAGGGCGCGGCGCGCCGGCATCGCCGCCTTCGTGGGGACCACCATCGAGTGGTACGACTTCTACGTCTACGCGACCGCGGCGGCGCTCGTGTTCGGACCCCTGTTCTTCCCGAGCGGCGACCCCCTCGCCGAGACGGCTGCGGCGTTCGCGACCTTCGCGGTGGCGTTCCTCGTCCGCCCGCTCGGCGGCATCATCTTCGGTCACATCGGCGACAAGCTCGGGCGGCGCGTCTCGCTCGTGATCACGCTGCTGCTGATGGGCATCTCGACGGTGCTCGTCGGCTGCCTTCCGACCTACGAGACGATCGGCATCGTCGCCCCGATCCTGCTGATCCTGCTGCGGGCGATGCAGGGCCTCGCCGTCGGCGGCGAGTGGGGCGGCGCGGTGCTGATGAGCGTCGAGCACGCGCCCGAGGGCAAGAAGACGTTCTACGGCGGCTTCACGCAGCTGGGCAACCCCGCCGGCGCGCTGCTGGCCTCCGGCATCTTCGCGATCATGTCGCGCTTCGGCGACGACTTCATCATGAGCGGCGGCTGGCGCATCCCGTTCCTCCTGTCGATCGTGCTGATCGCCGTCGGCTTCTGGGTGCGCTACCGCGTCGAGGAGTCGCCGGTGTTCGAGCAGAAGGTCGAGGGCCGCAAGCAGAGCATGCCGCTCGCCTTCGCGCTGCGCGTCAACTGGAAGCCGATCCTCCTCGGCATCGGCCTGCTGCCGATCTCGACCGGCGGCTACTACCTCGCGACGACGTTCGCGACGGCGTACGCGACCGGCGAGCAGATCGGCATGAGCTCGCAGCTGATCCTCGACGCCATGACGATCGCATCGTTCATCGAGTTCGTGGTGACCTTGCCGGTGGCGTGGCTCGGCGACAAGTGGGGCCGCAAGAACGTCATGTACATCGGACTGGTGACGTCGGTGCTGACCTTCGTGCCGTTCATGCTCCTGCTGCCCGGCAAGATCGAGCCGGTCATCTTCCTCATGGCGTCGCTGGTGCGCATCGCGATGAGCTTCACCTACGCCCCGATCGCCGCGATCCTGGCGCAGATGTTCCGTCCGCAGGCCCGCTACACCTCCATCGCGCTGTCGTACGGCGTGGGGGCGGCGATCTGGGCCGGCTTCTCGCCCTGGTTCGCGACGCAGCTGATCGCGTGGACGGGCAGCATCTGGTCGGTGCTCGCGATGTTCACCGGCATGGCTCTTCTCGCCGGGCTCTGCACGTGGCTGGCGCCGCAGCACTCCGACGAGGCCCCGGTGACGGACTCGTTCACGCCGCGCACCGACACCACGGCATCGCGCACCGCCTGA
- a CDS encoding transglutaminase family protein, with the protein MQRTVSSTIVLDITEPADLVFSIAAAGDYDLSTEHVTATLDGAPVSIAELTDVHATRLHRVQSGVGRLVMSYDATIEGTASPMARDDVELLTYLRPSRYAESDALAETSAAEFRGIQGAAELLTAVSSWVGTRLSYMPGSSLPTDGAVRTLLARRGVCRDYSHLCVALLRAQGVPARSVAVYAPGLDPMDFHAVAEAWVDGAWRAVDASALAPRSTLVRIATGRDAADTAFLNVLSGRAELVEISVTAVADELPNDDLDQLVSVL; encoded by the coding sequence ATGCAGCGCACGGTCAGCAGCACCATCGTCCTCGACATCACCGAACCCGCCGACCTGGTCTTCTCGATCGCGGCGGCCGGCGACTACGACCTCAGCACGGAGCACGTGACCGCGACCCTGGACGGGGCACCCGTCTCGATCGCCGAGCTCACCGACGTCCACGCCACCCGGCTGCATCGGGTGCAGAGCGGCGTCGGCAGGCTGGTGATGAGCTACGACGCCACCATCGAGGGCACGGCGTCGCCGATGGCCCGCGACGACGTCGAGCTCTTGACCTATCTGCGCCCCAGCAGATACGCCGAGTCGGACGCGCTCGCCGAGACCTCCGCAGCCGAGTTCCGCGGCATCCAGGGTGCCGCCGAGCTGCTGACGGCGGTGTCATCGTGGGTCGGGACGCGCCTGAGCTACATGCCGGGCTCTTCCCTCCCGACCGACGGTGCGGTGCGGACGCTGCTCGCCCGGCGCGGCGTGTGCCGTGACTATTCGCACCTGTGCGTGGCACTGCTCCGCGCACAAGGTGTGCCGGCTAGATCTGTGGCCGTGTACGCGCCCGGGCTGGACCCGATGGATTTCCACGCCGTCGCCGAGGCGTGGGTGGATGGTGCGTGGCGGGCGGTCGACGCCAGCGCCCTCGCGCCGCGGTCGACGCTCGTCAGAATCGCCACCGGCCGGGATGCGGCCGACACCGCCTTCCTCAACGTCCTGTCGGGCAGGGCCGAGCTCGTCGAGATCTCTGTCACCGCCGTCGCCGACGAACTGCCCAACGACGACCTCGACCAGCTGGTCAGCGTGCTCTGA
- a CDS encoding Vms1/Ankzf1 family peptidyl-tRNA hydrolase: MTDRSDFAELLAQPGPWTSAYIDGPGDQPTGTEESRQRSVRERLREAGAPEADVEAMADVLGASTGVPSPSARCVLVRAGRVEVDESFADARRGPERFHHGPIPEVLPLLRHRETELAYLVVEAGREGAEIRLERAGRRAPEEEIEVEGDTGRLAKVKAGNMSQARLQRRAENVWMHNMAEVADAVDRLVRDHRPSFVVLAGDIRARQLLRERLAPASSELVVDVDAHTRAPGADDDALEETIAASVNSRLQERISEAEDRAAADGGSRGARGTTAVLAALQQAQVDELLLDAKLLDSGEELEALDAPPWLADGSGFAGEATSLGAVPAAEALARAALVTGASVLVVEEDEPDPGEERDERPPREPVAVLRWPKDESAPA; the protein is encoded by the coding sequence ATGACTGACCGCAGCGACTTTGCGGAGCTGCTGGCCCAGCCCGGCCCGTGGACCTCCGCCTACATCGACGGTCCTGGTGATCAGCCGACGGGGACGGAGGAGTCCCGACAGCGATCGGTCCGCGAACGCCTGCGGGAGGCGGGTGCGCCTGAGGCCGATGTCGAGGCGATGGCGGACGTGCTCGGCGCCTCGACGGGCGTTCCGAGCCCTTCCGCGCGGTGCGTGCTGGTCCGTGCGGGGCGTGTCGAGGTGGACGAGTCCTTCGCCGACGCGCGCCGCGGCCCGGAGCGGTTCCACCACGGACCGATTCCGGAGGTGCTGCCGCTCCTGCGCCATCGTGAGACGGAACTCGCCTATCTCGTGGTCGAGGCGGGGCGCGAGGGCGCCGAGATCCGCCTCGAGAGAGCGGGGCGGCGCGCGCCGGAAGAGGAGATCGAGGTCGAGGGCGACACCGGCAGGCTCGCCAAGGTGAAGGCCGGCAACATGTCGCAGGCTCGGCTGCAGCGGCGTGCGGAGAACGTGTGGATGCACAACATGGCGGAGGTGGCGGATGCCGTCGACCGGCTGGTGCGCGATCACCGGCCGTCGTTCGTCGTCTTGGCCGGCGACATCCGTGCACGACAGCTTCTCCGAGAGCGCCTCGCCCCGGCGAGCAGTGAGCTGGTCGTGGACGTCGACGCCCACACCCGCGCGCCGGGTGCGGACGACGACGCGCTCGAGGAGACGATCGCAGCCAGCGTGAACAGCCGGCTCCAGGAGCGGATCTCGGAAGCGGAGGATCGTGCGGCGGCCGACGGCGGCAGCCGCGGCGCTCGCGGTACCACGGCCGTGCTGGCCGCGCTGCAGCAGGCCCAGGTCGACGAGCTGCTCCTCGACGCGAAGCTGCTGGATTCCGGCGAAGAGCTCGAGGCGCTCGATGCGCCGCCGTGGCTGGCGGATGGGAGCGGATTCGCCGGCGAGGCCACGAGCCTGGGTGCCGTCCCCGCGGCCGAAGCGCTCGCCCGCGCGGCGCTGGTGACCGGGGCGAGCGTGCTCGTGGTGGAGGAGGACGAGCCCGATCCGGGCGAGGAACGCGACGAGCGACCGCCCCGCGAGCCCGTGGCCGTGCTGCGCTGGCCGAAGGACGAGTCGGCGCCGGCGTAG
- a CDS encoding thiamine pyrophosphate-dependent enzyme, with the protein MHVTDTDAPGGRTHDSHAGEDVAAPYADTTGRAVLETVRNYGVTAVFGIPGTHNLELYRPLADLGIRAVTNRHEQGSGYGADGWAQQTGLPGVVITTSGPGLQNAMSAIGTAFCESRPLLVISPGVALGAEFRDVGTLHETKDATAMVGAIAEWSRRVASGADAVDAVHDAFALFRTGRPRPVHIEIPLDVLESAADVPATARAARPEPAPARGDEAAVEAAVALLAGAERPVIVAGGGATRAGRAVTALAERLGAPVLTTLNGKATVDEHHPLSLGSNLRLEAARSVAEDADVLLVLGSKLGEAELWAPALAARGAVVRVDISPAQLHKNLDAAVGIVGDCGAVVEDLLAALPGTGRRPRGLEAERAAIAEETRAILPETVALAEAIASALPRDAIVAGDSSQIVYMALANVLRQSRPHSLLYTPTYATLGYGLPAAIGARVAQPAGAGRHVVAVVGDGALMFCVNELATAVEQRLDLTVVCVDNGGYAEIKQNEVDRGIRPIGVDLVQPDWVALANAFGATGRRAETPDEIEPALVAAIAAGGVQLVHLPQTLGAQSAAPATPATPRGDS; encoded by the coding sequence ATGCATGTGACTGACACCGACGCACCCGGCGGGCGCACACACGACTCGCACGCAGGCGAGGACGTCGCCGCGCCGTACGCCGACACGACCGGTCGGGCGGTGCTCGAGACGGTGCGCAACTACGGCGTGACAGCCGTCTTCGGCATCCCCGGCACGCACAACCTCGAGCTTTACCGGCCGCTCGCAGACCTCGGCATCCGCGCCGTCACCAATCGGCACGAGCAGGGCTCGGGGTACGGTGCCGACGGGTGGGCGCAGCAGACGGGCTTGCCGGGCGTCGTGATCACCACGTCCGGACCGGGGCTGCAGAACGCGATGAGCGCTATCGGCACGGCGTTCTGCGAGTCGCGGCCACTGCTGGTGATCTCGCCCGGCGTGGCGCTCGGCGCCGAGTTCCGCGACGTCGGCACCCTCCACGAGACGAAGGATGCCACCGCGATGGTCGGCGCGATCGCGGAGTGGTCGCGACGCGTGGCGAGCGGGGCGGATGCCGTCGACGCGGTGCACGACGCGTTCGCGCTGTTCCGCACCGGGCGCCCCCGGCCGGTGCACATCGAGATCCCGCTGGACGTCCTCGAGTCCGCGGCGGACGTGCCCGCCACCGCCCGCGCGGCCCGGCCCGAGCCGGCTCCCGCGCGCGGCGATGAGGCGGCGGTGGAGGCCGCGGTTGCACTCCTCGCCGGTGCCGAGCGCCCCGTGATCGTCGCCGGCGGCGGCGCCACGCGCGCCGGCCGTGCCGTGACGGCGCTCGCCGAGCGTCTCGGAGCGCCGGTGCTCACGACGCTCAACGGAAAAGCGACAGTGGACGAGCACCACCCGCTGTCGCTCGGGTCGAATCTGCGGCTGGAAGCGGCCCGATCGGTCGCCGAGGACGCCGACGTGCTCCTCGTGCTCGGGTCGAAGCTGGGCGAGGCGGAGCTGTGGGCGCCTGCGCTCGCCGCGCGCGGCGCCGTCGTGCGGGTCGACATCTCGCCGGCGCAGCTGCACAAGAACCTCGACGCGGCCGTGGGTATCGTGGGCGACTGCGGAGCGGTCGTCGAGGATCTGCTGGCCGCGCTGCCCGGCACCGGCCGGAGGCCGCGGGGTCTCGAGGCGGAGCGCGCCGCGATCGCCGAGGAGACCCGGGCCATCCTTCCCGAGACCGTCGCGCTCGCCGAGGCCATTGCGTCCGCGCTGCCGCGCGACGCCATCGTGGCCGGCGACTCCTCGCAGATCGTCTACATGGCGCTGGCCAACGTGCTGCGCCAGTCGCGTCCGCACTCGCTGCTGTACACGCCGACCTACGCGACCCTCGGCTACGGGCTTCCCGCCGCGATCGGCGCGCGTGTCGCGCAGCCGGCCGGCGCCGGCCGGCACGTCGTCGCCGTGGTCGGCGACGGTGCGCTCATGTTCTGCGTCAACGAGCTGGCGACCGCGGTGGAGCAGCGCCTCGATCTCACCGTGGTGTGCGTCGACAACGGCGGATACGCCGAGATCAAGCAGAACGAGGTGGACCGCGGCATCCGTCCCATCGGCGTCGATCTCGTACAGCCCGACTGGGTCGCGCTCGCGAACGCCTTCGGGGCGACGGGGCGACGCGCCGAGACGCCGGACGAGATCGAACCTGCGCTCGTCGCGGCGATCGCGGCCGGCGGCGTGCAGTTGGTGCACCTTCCTCAGACCCTCGGTGCTCAGAGCGCCGCCCCCGCCACCCCCGCCACCCCGAGAGGTGATTCATGA
- a CDS encoding Lrp/AsnC family transcriptional regulator yields the protein MDFDAELIRELQIDGRASIHALAGRLGQSRAAVSARLNAMLADGTVRVVAAVDPVFLGQHVLAHVSIRTRGGVEPVAQHLRGLSETVLVSAVGGAHDLVTEVRLGSMPALHDLLAEIRALPGVADINTLIYTDVVKGFFVSEYHGDVTIDAIDTALIEQLQRDGRTSYRALGEAVRLSPSAVTTRVQRLVTGGVIKISAVEARGLAHRQLSMGVGLNLAGADDRVTEALRTWRGVDFAARTLGRFDVVTTLVEPSAGALYASLERIRAIPGVANVEAWFHLAVLKEDYARTLRPAGGGIPQPLGSTGA from the coding sequence ATGGATTTCGACGCCGAGCTGATCCGTGAGCTGCAGATCGACGGCCGGGCGAGCATCCATGCGCTGGCGGGGCGGCTGGGCCAGTCGCGCGCCGCGGTATCGGCGCGCCTGAACGCGATGCTGGCCGACGGCACGGTGCGAGTGGTCGCCGCCGTCGACCCGGTGTTCCTCGGGCAGCACGTGCTGGCACACGTGTCGATCCGCACCCGCGGCGGCGTCGAGCCCGTCGCGCAGCACCTGCGCGGTCTCAGCGAGACGGTGCTGGTGTCGGCCGTCGGCGGAGCCCACGACCTCGTCACCGAGGTGCGGCTCGGCTCGATGCCGGCCCTGCACGATCTGCTGGCCGAGATCCGCGCCCTTCCCGGGGTAGCCGACATCAACACGCTCATCTACACCGACGTGGTGAAGGGGTTCTTCGTCTCGGAGTACCACGGCGACGTCACCATCGACGCCATCGACACCGCGCTCATCGAGCAGCTGCAGCGCGACGGACGCACGAGCTATCGCGCGCTCGGTGAGGCCGTGCGCCTCTCGCCCTCCGCGGTGACGACCCGGGTGCAGCGGCTCGTCACCGGCGGCGTCATCAAGATCAGCGCGGTCGAGGCTCGCGGGCTCGCGCACCGGCAGCTCTCCATGGGCGTCGGCCTCAATCTGGCCGGGGCGGACGATCGTGTGACCGAGGCCCTGCGCACCTGGCGCGGCGTGGACTTCGCTGCGCGCACGCTCGGACGCTTCGACGTGGTCACGACGCTCGTCGAGCCCTCCGCCGGCGCGCTGTACGCGAGCCTCGAACGCATCCGGGCGATCCCCGGCGTGGCGAACGTCGAGGCGTGGTTCCACCTCGCGGTGCTCAAGGAGGACTACGCGCGCACGCTGCGGCCGGCGGGAGGCGGCATCCCGCAGCCGCTCGGATCCACCGGCGCCTGA
- a CDS encoding shikimate kinase, whose product MSDTDAAAGAPEWPVAVVVMGVAGAGKSTLAVAIAERLDAAFIEADDLHSAEAKAQMAAGVPARCSNVASCEASIDAGMKCPVRSTRDLRVCRRRDDISAISWAVSEYGAQPARVALRGNRG is encoded by the coding sequence GTGAGCGACACGGATGCCGCGGCTGGCGCGCCGGAATGGCCGGTTGCGGTCGTCGTGATGGGGGTGGCGGGCGCCGGAAAGTCGACGCTCGCCGTCGCCATCGCGGAACGACTCGACGCGGCCTTCATCGAAGCTGACGATCTTCACTCTGCGGAGGCGAAGGCGCAGATGGCGGCGGGGGTGCCGGCGAGATGCTCCAACGTTGCCAGCTGCGAGGCGAGCATCGATGCGGGCATGAAATGCCCCGTTCGCTCAACGCGAGATCTGCGCGTCTGTCGTCGCCGCGACGACATCTCCGCGATCAGCTGGGCCGTGTCAGAGTACGGGGCCCAGCCGGCGCGAGTCGCGCTCCGCGGCAATCGGGGGTGA
- a CDS encoding amidohydrolase, producing MRKLVPFDRPAQQTPRLLTAAAIHTVDARDRTATAMLTDRGRIVAIGTAEEMRDAAAAAGLDPEVVDLGDAVVVPGFVDAHAHPLMYGQLMTWVDCGPEKAGSIPEIVALLQAAAADLPEGRPVRGYGYEHRNLAEQRHPTRFELDEVASDREVYLMNASGHGGVVNSYTFERNGIDRDTPSPDGGEIFRDADGELTGEISDAACNMLTGVHGVKIGHHGPNFHLADEPEEHLRQLDAATQRFLAGGVTTLGDAQVSRREFDMYLRLAEAGRLDLRVSMYLLSHLLDEALEMGLVGQFGNAHLSFAGIKLYADGTLGGWTAYFPDGYVGDPCRTGQLYHEPAEYAELIRKAHAAGLQTATHAQSPAAIEMVVSAIEAALAERPDDDARHRIEHCGLPTPEQIRRMAAAGIRPVNQTQHYFNWGEGVEQAIGTPGERFNPLGEFEVAGVPFTISSDAPVAEPIPLEAIQTAVTRVTRRGHMLGPDELRVSARAALRAHTIEGAVSLGREDDLGSLEAGKYADFAVLGGDPLAVEASAISQIPVLETWVGGERRFAAS from the coding sequence ATGCGCAAGCTCGTCCCGTTCGACCGCCCCGCGCAGCAGACCCCGCGTCTGCTGACGGCGGCCGCGATCCACACCGTCGACGCGCGCGATCGCACGGCCACCGCGATGCTGACCGATCGCGGCCGGATCGTCGCGATCGGCACGGCGGAGGAGATGCGGGATGCCGCGGCCGCCGCGGGGCTGGACCCCGAGGTGGTCGACCTCGGCGACGCGGTCGTCGTGCCCGGCTTCGTCGACGCGCACGCCCACCCGCTCATGTACGGGCAGCTCATGACGTGGGTGGATTGCGGGCCCGAGAAGGCCGGCAGCATCCCCGAGATCGTGGCGCTGCTGCAGGCCGCCGCAGCCGACCTGCCCGAGGGGCGGCCGGTGCGCGGGTACGGCTACGAGCACCGCAACCTCGCCGAGCAGCGGCATCCGACCCGGTTCGAGCTCGACGAGGTCGCGAGCGACCGCGAGGTGTACCTCATGAACGCGTCGGGCCACGGCGGGGTCGTGAACTCGTACACGTTCGAGCGGAACGGCATCGATCGGGATACCCCGAGCCCGGACGGCGGCGAGATCTTCCGCGACGCCGACGGGGAGCTGACCGGCGAGATCTCGGATGCCGCGTGCAACATGCTCACGGGCGTGCACGGCGTGAAGATCGGCCACCACGGCCCGAACTTCCATCTCGCCGACGAGCCGGAGGAGCACCTGCGACAGTTGGATGCCGCGACGCAGCGCTTCCTCGCCGGGGGAGTGACGACGCTGGGCGACGCGCAGGTGTCACGACGCGAGTTCGACATGTATCTGCGGCTCGCTGAAGCCGGGCGTCTGGACCTGCGGGTCTCGATGTACCTGCTGTCGCACCTGCTCGACGAAGCGCTCGAGATGGGCCTCGTCGGCCAGTTCGGCAACGCGCATCTGAGCTTCGCCGGCATCAAGCTCTACGCCGACGGCACCCTCGGCGGCTGGACGGCGTACTTCCCCGACGGCTACGTCGGCGACCCGTGCCGCACCGGCCAGCTCTACCACGAGCCCGCCGAGTACGCCGAGCTGATCCGCAAGGCGCACGCGGCGGGGCTGCAGACGGCCACGCACGCGCAGTCCCCGGCGGCGATCGAGATGGTCGTGTCGGCGATCGAGGCGGCCCTCGCCGAGCGGCCCGACGACGACGCGCGCCACCGCATCGAGCACTGCGGGCTGCCCACACCGGAGCAGATCCGGCGGATGGCGGCAGCCGGCATCCGTCCCGTGAACCAGACCCAGCACTACTTCAACTGGGGCGAGGGTGTGGAGCAGGCGATCGGCACGCCGGGGGAGCGGTTCAACCCGCTCGGTGAGTTCGAGGTGGCGGGCGTGCCCTTCACCATCTCGTCGGACGCGCCGGTCGCCGAGCCGATTCCGCTCGAGGCGATCCAGACCGCCGTCACGCGGGTCACCCGCCGCGGCCACATGCTCGGGCCGGACGAGCTGCGGGTCTCGGCGCGCGCCGCATTGCGCGCGCACACCATCGAAGGCGCCGTGTCGCTCGGCCGCGAGGACGACCTCGGCTCGCTCGAGGCCGGCAAGTACGCCGACTTCGCGGTGCTCGGCGGCGACCCGCTCGCCGTCGAGGCATCCGCGATCTCGCAGATCCCGGTGCTCGAGACGTGGGTCGGCGGCGAGCGCCGGTTCGCGGCATCCTGA